A stretch of the Kroppenstedtia eburnea genome encodes the following:
- a CDS encoding 4'-phosphopantetheinyl transferase family protein gives MSQLETYWVTVPDWITPDLLAGSHSFLDPEEQQTYDRYRVDFKKIEFLTGRVLLKKLLSCKLKLPPEEIRFVRNDYGKLFLKTDHAPQLFFNLTHTDRLVACVFSSRDGVGIDMERIRRAPFEVMNQVFLQSEMDWVQSQPNPEMKERAFFLLWTRKEAVMKAVGLGFSLPPKTFTVPRIWGEVTDHRYKYFTSRLSLPESDALCSVVLAHPKPAESHGVSCSFQRLTVEQLYGLGRG, from the coding sequence ATGAGCCAACTTGAAACGTATTGGGTGACCGTCCCCGACTGGATCACCCCCGATCTTCTCGCCGGATCCCACTCATTTCTCGATCCGGAGGAACAACAAACCTATGATCGGTACCGCGTCGATTTCAAAAAAATCGAGTTTCTTACAGGAAGAGTCCTGCTGAAAAAACTGTTGAGTTGCAAGTTGAAGCTTCCACCTGAAGAGATCCGCTTTGTCCGGAATGATTACGGCAAGCTTTTTCTGAAAACAGATCACGCACCGCAACTGTTTTTTAATCTCACCCATACCGATCGCCTGGTGGCCTGTGTTTTCTCCTCCCGGGACGGAGTCGGGATCGACATGGAACGGATCCGAAGAGCACCTTTTGAAGTGATGAACCAGGTTTTTCTGCAGTCTGAGATGGACTGGGTTCAATCCCAACCCAACCCGGAGATGAAAGAGCGGGCCTTTTTTCTCCTTTGGACACGCAAGGAAGCCGTGATGAAAGCGGTCGGTCTCGGTTTTTCACTGCCGCCGAAAACCTTTACAGTGCCGAGGATTTGGGGGGAGGTTACTGACCACCGGTACAAGTATTTTACATCCCGGTTGTCTCTGCCTGAGTCTGACGCTCTCTGTTCCGTGGTCCTTGCCCATCCCAAGCCCGCAGAGTCACATGGGGTGAGTTGCTCTTTTCAGCGATTGACTGTTGAACAACTGTACGGGTTGGGGCGTGGATGA
- a CDS encoding SACOL1771 family peroxiredoxin, whose product MAEHEFRLTADWNGGRNAEGRISAGNLDTVISIPKEMGGPGVGTNPDEMLIGAAATCYIITLAAMLERRRIPVEKLSLESIGVVSENKGRLKFESITHKPHLTLGAGVTVEQVEEAEALTETAERSCMISNALRGNVDLSVTARVDRLE is encoded by the coding sequence ATGGCGGAACATGAATTTCGTCTCACCGCCGACTGGAATGGGGGACGCAATGCGGAAGGCAGGATTTCGGCGGGAAATCTGGACACCGTGATCTCGATTCCCAAAGAGATGGGCGGCCCCGGAGTGGGAACCAATCCCGATGAGATGTTGATCGGTGCGGCGGCCACCTGCTATATCATCACCCTGGCGGCAATGCTGGAACGCCGTCGGATTCCGGTGGAGAAGCTGTCGTTGGAGTCCATCGGGGTGGTGAGTGAGAACAAGGGACGTCTCAAGTTTGAAAGCATCACCCACAAACCCCATCTGACCCTCGGAGCGGGAGTGACTGTGGAGCAGGTGGAAGAGGCCGAAGCCCTGACGGAAACGGCGGAACGATCCTGCATGATCTCCAATGCCCTGCGGGGGAATGTGGACTTGAGTGTCACAGCCCGGGTGGATCGGTTGGAGTGA
- a CDS encoding YhzD family protein gives MYHLTVYDQEGNKLVDEAIEAKTDDEAQKKGHAILNEKEYRNHPFRIVHSAGRLVEFQSHKAKKATS, from the coding sequence ATGTACCATTTGACCGTCTATGATCAGGAAGGAAACAAACTGGTTGATGAAGCCATCGAGGCCAAGACCGACGACGAGGCCCAAAAAAAGGGACACGCCATCCTCAACGAGAAGGAATACCGAAACCATCCCTTCCGGATCGTCCATTCCGCCGGCCGCCTGGTGGAGTTTCAAAGCCACAAAGCCAAAAAAGCGACTTCCTGA
- a CDS encoding carboxypeptidase M32, with the protein MEQQLKELKALLTEVYDLEHANALLHWDQSTYMPKGGAVARGRQMATLGKLAHEKMTDPKIGRLLDDLVPYGESLPYDSDEAGLIRAAHRKYEKATQVPADFMAEFTTHTAETFHVWTEARPADDFSKVQPYLEKTLELSRRMADYFPGYEHIADPLISFSDEGMKASTLKKLFADLRAELVPLVKRVTDLEPVDDSCLKQTYAEEKQRLFGEQVIQRLGYDFSRGRQDKTHHPFMTKFSLGDVRITTRFRENDLGEALFSTIHESGHAMYEQGIRMEYEGTPLASGTSSGVHESQSRLWENIVGRSRGFWEYFYPELQRTFPDQLGGVSLDTFHRAVNKVQPSLIRTDADELTYNLHVMIRFDLELALLEGKLEVKDLPEAWRERYRQDLGIAPADDKDGVLQDVHWYADTIGGVFQGYTIGNILSAQFYETALKAHPEIPDQIRQGEFGTLRGWLTEHIYRHGAKFTADELTERATGSQLSIDPYIRYLKGKFGELYR; encoded by the coding sequence ATGGAACAGCAACTGAAAGAGTTGAAAGCGCTGTTAACCGAAGTGTATGATCTGGAACATGCCAATGCGCTCCTGCACTGGGATCAATCCACCTATATGCCCAAGGGGGGAGCAGTGGCGAGAGGGCGCCAGATGGCGACTTTGGGGAAACTGGCCCACGAGAAAATGACCGACCCGAAGATCGGCCGCCTGCTGGATGACCTGGTTCCCTACGGGGAAAGCCTGCCTTATGATTCCGACGAAGCCGGTCTGATCCGGGCCGCCCATCGAAAGTATGAAAAAGCGACGCAGGTGCCGGCCGACTTCATGGCGGAATTCACCACTCACACGGCGGAGACCTTCCATGTGTGGACGGAAGCCCGCCCGGCGGATGACTTTTCAAAAGTTCAGCCCTATTTGGAAAAAACGTTGGAGTTGAGTCGCCGTATGGCCGACTACTTTCCGGGATACGAGCATATCGCCGATCCCCTGATCAGTTTTTCCGATGAAGGGATGAAGGCCTCCACCCTGAAAAAGTTGTTCGCCGATCTGCGGGCGGAGTTGGTTCCTCTGGTGAAGCGGGTGACCGATCTGGAACCGGTGGATGATTCTTGTCTGAAACAGACCTATGCGGAAGAGAAACAACGGCTTTTCGGCGAGCAGGTGATCCAACGCCTGGGCTACGATTTCAGCCGGGGCCGCCAAGATAAAACCCATCATCCCTTTATGACCAAGTTTTCTCTGGGGGATGTCCGGATCACCACCCGTTTCAGGGAAAACGATCTCGGCGAAGCCCTGTTCAGCACCATTCATGAGTCAGGGCATGCCATGTATGAACAGGGAATCCGCATGGAGTATGAGGGAACGCCGCTGGCCTCAGGCACCTCCTCCGGTGTTCACGAAAGCCAGTCCCGCCTTTGGGAAAACATCGTCGGCAGAAGCCGGGGTTTTTGGGAGTACTTCTATCCGGAATTGCAGCGCACCTTCCCGGATCAGCTGGGCGGGGTTTCCCTGGACACTTTCCACCGGGCAGTCAACAAAGTTCAACCTTCCCTGATTCGGACCGATGCCGACGAACTCACCTACAATCTCCACGTCATGATCCGTTTCGATCTGGAATTGGCCTTGTTGGAAGGGAAGCTGGAGGTGAAAGATTTACCGGAGGCGTGGCGGGAGCGTTACCGTCAGGATCTGGGGATCGCCCCGGCAGATGACAAGGATGGAGTGCTGCAGGATGTGCATTGGTATGCGGATACGATCGGGGGCGTCTTCCAGGGATACACCATCGGAAATATCCTGAGTGCCCAGTTCTATGAAACTGCCCTGAAGGCACATCCGGAGATTCCAGACCAGATCCGGCAGGGGGAGTTCGGTACCCTGAGGGGATGGTTGACGGAACATATCTATCGGCACGGAGCCAAATTCACTGCCGATGAACTGACGGAGCGGGCCACCGGTTCCCAGCTGTCCATCGATCCTTATATCCGTTATCTGAAAGGGAAATTCGGCGAGCTGTATCGGTGA
- a CDS encoding 2OG-Fe dioxygenase family protein, producing the protein MKTVLGKSKAAALEETGYIRFDLSSELEHPGSMEQFRQLLQEFAELPLDPYNKKAHRYRRYSRGIILPWTKEFHWLPNYQTSDGEQLCEYFQGTYNAEYNEEYRAFSPLSEATKQNPLLTKIIMYDYEQTFWDRRTLTMPIHVGVHFVKMLVSDPHAESVASPDHVHQDGEPFTFCHLVERSNVLGGTNLIATPESAGKKREEIKPDHILEEFELNHPLESYGVCDRMVSHYVSGVRLGTDGGVAVRSAILIDYVPTVISIP; encoded by the coding sequence ATGAAAACCGTGCTAGGAAAATCAAAAGCTGCAGCCTTGGAAGAAACGGGCTACATTCGTTTTGACTTGTCATCCGAGCTGGAGCACCCCGGCTCGATGGAACAATTCAGGCAGTTGCTGCAGGAATTTGCGGAGTTGCCCTTGGATCCATACAACAAAAAAGCTCACCGTTACAGACGTTACTCCAGAGGGATCATCCTTCCGTGGACAAAGGAGTTTCACTGGTTGCCCAACTACCAAACATCCGATGGGGAGCAGCTGTGTGAGTACTTCCAAGGCACCTATAACGCCGAGTACAATGAGGAATACCGTGCTTTTTCACCCCTCTCGGAAGCAACCAAACAAAACCCCTTACTTACCAAAATCATCATGTACGACTATGAACAAACTTTTTGGGACCGGCGCACTCTGACGATGCCGATCCATGTCGGGGTTCATTTTGTTAAAATGCTCGTCAGTGACCCCCACGCTGAATCCGTGGCCTCCCCCGACCACGTCCATCAGGACGGGGAACCCTTTACTTTCTGTCACTTGGTGGAACGATCCAATGTCCTGGGAGGGACCAACTTGATTGCCACCCCTGAGTCTGCGGGGAAAAAAAGAGAGGAAATTAAACCGGACCACATTCTGGAGGAGTTTGAACTGAACCACCCGCTGGAAAGTTACGGGGTTTGTGACCGGATGGTCAGCCACTATGTCAGTGGAGTCCGGTTGGGCACCGATGGCGGAGTCGCCGTTCGTTCAGCCATATTGATCGATTATGTACCCACCGTGATCTCGATTCCATGA
- a CDS encoding mechanosensitive ion channel family protein: MEWLISLATAGIIIVVSIAVYGVVKSIITRLIEKRMAAGNAPQPRVDTLRTLVTSLIGYVIFFIVLVAVLEKFDVDTTGIIAGAGILGLAIGFGAQGLVSDVVTGFFVLLENQVNVGEYVTINNFSGVVEETGLRVIKVRGFNGDLHFIPNREIGSLTNHSRGNMQALVDFTIAYKENVDQAIRVLQEGCDRIGDKMSEIIEGPNVLGVQSVGSSDVVIRVLAKTKNGEQWKVERELRKELKKALDEAGINLP; the protein is encoded by the coding sequence ATGGAATGGTTGATCTCCCTTGCCACTGCCGGAATCATCATTGTGGTCTCCATCGCGGTCTATGGTGTGGTGAAAAGCATCATCACCCGTTTGATTGAAAAACGGATGGCAGCGGGGAATGCCCCCCAACCCCGGGTGGACACTTTGAGAACTCTGGTTACCAGTTTGATCGGGTACGTTATTTTCTTCATCGTCCTGGTGGCCGTCCTGGAGAAATTTGATGTGGATACCACCGGCATCATCGCCGGTGCCGGAATCCTCGGACTGGCCATCGGTTTTGGAGCCCAGGGCTTGGTCAGCGATGTGGTGACCGGTTTCTTCGTCCTGCTGGAAAACCAGGTCAACGTGGGCGAGTACGTGACCATCAACAATTTCTCCGGTGTCGTGGAGGAGACCGGCCTGCGCGTGATCAAAGTCCGCGGGTTCAACGGGGATCTTCACTTCATCCCCAACCGGGAGATCGGCTCCCTGACCAACCATTCCCGGGGCAATATGCAAGCTCTCGTCGATTTCACCATCGCCTACAAAGAAAATGTGGATCAGGCGATCCGTGTCCTGCAGGAAGGATGTGACCGGATCGGCGACAAAATGTCCGAAATCATCGAAGGTCCCAACGTACTGGGGGTTCAAAGTGTGGGAAGTTCAGACGTGGTGATCCGGGTTCTCGCCAAAACAAAGAACGGGGAGCAGTGGAAAGTGGAGCGGGAGCTTCGCAAAGAGCTGAAAAAAGCGCTGGACGAAGCCGGGATCAATCTCCCCTGA
- the abc-f gene encoding ribosomal protection-like ABC-F family protein, whose translation MWVLKAEGLLKEWDGKRIFEKVDLAVREGERVALIGANGVGKTTLLNCLIGRTTPDRGRIHRQVPVSRWGMVEQQPPVPEEMTLQDWILSADPERFGLRRELARLERELTAGCGLDSLLRRYSEVQGEYQSLGGYEWELAAEGVLSRLGFTPDLQQLPYRQLSGGQKTRARLARVMAGQPSFLLLDEPTNHLDGETQDWLTEWLVGFRGACLIVSHDRAWIDQVAHTTVELTAEGTRSVKGGYSDFIREREREQREQEALYRKQQQEKKRLEEAIRRYSDWFRQAHAAAGERNPFYKKKANKHQTRLKAKEQALKRLEEQQVERPREAPRIQADLGGDALAARRLVRLEGVGFSYGKHRVFQEVDLTLSRGERLAVIGPNGSGKSTLLKLITGELAPTEGQVNRHPALRIGYFAQELDGLEPERTVLDSLLSLPGMTSGEARKVLASFLFRREDVHKRIGDLSMGERCRVAFVHLYFSEANLLVLDEPTNHLDIPTRERIEEALNHYPGTLVLVSHDRYSLDRVSNRVAVLKRGTVEVWPGGSRAYREHLRDRAERPTDPETDHKIRTLELELTRLMAAEEPETDQERKELHRQIREVKEALDALR comes from the coding sequence ATGTGGGTGTTGAAAGCGGAAGGCTTGTTGAAAGAGTGGGATGGAAAAAGGATATTTGAAAAGGTGGATCTCGCGGTCCGGGAAGGGGAGCGGGTGGCTCTCATCGGTGCCAACGGTGTCGGTAAAACGACACTGCTGAATTGTCTGATCGGCAGAACCACTCCCGATCGGGGGAGAATCCACCGCCAAGTGCCGGTCTCCCGGTGGGGGATGGTGGAGCAGCAACCCCCGGTTCCGGAGGAAATGACGTTGCAGGACTGGATCCTCTCCGCCGATCCGGAGCGTTTCGGCCTGAGGCGGGAGTTGGCCCGGCTGGAGAGGGAGTTGACTGCCGGTTGCGGATTGGACTCCCTTCTCCGACGTTACAGCGAAGTGCAGGGGGAATACCAGTCCCTGGGCGGGTATGAGTGGGAGCTGGCGGCGGAGGGGGTGCTGAGTCGCCTCGGCTTCACCCCGGATCTGCAACAGCTTCCCTACCGTCAGCTGAGCGGGGGACAGAAGACCCGGGCCCGGCTGGCACGGGTGATGGCGGGGCAACCCTCCTTCCTCCTGCTGGATGAACCGACCAACCATCTGGACGGGGAAACCCAGGACTGGCTGACGGAGTGGTTGGTCGGATTTCGGGGGGCTTGCCTGATTGTCTCCCATGATCGGGCCTGGATTGATCAGGTGGCCCATACCACAGTGGAACTGACAGCGGAAGGAACCCGGTCCGTCAAAGGGGGCTACTCGGACTTCATTCGGGAACGGGAGCGGGAACAGAGGGAGCAGGAAGCACTTTATCGGAAGCAACAGCAGGAAAAGAAGCGGTTGGAGGAGGCGATCCGCCGCTACAGCGACTGGTTCCGGCAAGCCCACGCCGCCGCCGGGGAGCGAAACCCCTTTTACAAGAAGAAGGCCAACAAGCATCAAACCCGGCTGAAGGCCAAGGAGCAGGCATTGAAGCGTCTGGAGGAACAACAGGTGGAGCGGCCCCGGGAGGCCCCCCGGATCCAGGCGGACCTCGGCGGTGACGCATTGGCGGCCCGCCGGTTGGTGAGGCTGGAGGGGGTCGGTTTTTCCTACGGGAAGCATCGGGTGTTTCAAGAGGTGGATCTGACCCTTTCCAGAGGGGAGCGGCTGGCGGTGATCGGTCCCAACGGCAGCGGGAAGAGCACTCTGTTGAAACTGATCACCGGTGAGCTGGCGCCCACAGAGGGGCAGGTGAACCGGCATCCGGCCCTCCGCATCGGCTATTTCGCCCAGGAGTTGGACGGCCTGGAGCCGGAGCGGACGGTTCTGGACAGCCTCCTCTCTCTTCCCGGCATGACCTCGGGGGAGGCGCGGAAGGTGCTGGCCTCCTTCCTGTTCCGGCGGGAGGATGTGCACAAACGGATCGGCGACCTCAGTATGGGGGAGCGGTGCCGGGTCGCCTTTGTCCATCTCTATTTCTCCGAGGCCAATCTCTTGGTGCTGGATGAACCGACCAACCACCTGGATATCCCCACCCGGGAGCGGATCGAGGAAGCTCTCAACCATTATCCCGGCACACTGGTGTTGGTCTCCCATGACCGGTATTCTCTGGACCGGGTCTCCAACCGGGTGGCGGTCTTGAAAAGGGGTACCGTGGAGGTGTGGCCGGGGGGATCCCGGGCATACCGGGAACATCTCCGGGATCGGGCGGAACGCCCGACCGACCCGGAGACGGATCACAAGATCCGCACTCTGGAACTGGAGCTGACCCGGCTGATGGCTGCAGAGGAGCCGGAGACAGATCAGGAGCGGAAGGAGCTGCATCGGCAGATCCGGGAGGTGAAAGAGGCACTGGATGCCCTTCGCTGA
- a CDS encoding YheC/YheD family protein yields MMKPAGYKWGIHRALLQDPFLKNLLPETRFWNEKNLRSMLARHTSLILKPSGGKKGRGVIRVNRLGGDRYEVRRNTTNRTLKGMSKLVHHLQPLVQAAPTRYFIQERIPLIRIGDRPVDFRIMIQRKKKTPWTVTPSLARVAKKGNVVTNVSAGGSILTAEQALRRSNLQVPSQTVIKRFHTVGLRCAPRLDRFARRRVIGLDLGVDPKGKTWIIEVNTLPDPYVFRQFNPAMYRRIRSFGYPR; encoded by the coding sequence ATGATGAAACCTGCCGGATACAAATGGGGTATCCACCGGGCGTTGCTGCAAGACCCGTTTCTGAAAAACTTGCTCCCGGAGACCCGTTTTTGGAATGAGAAAAACCTTCGCAGCATGCTCGCCAGGCACACTTCCTTGATACTGAAACCTTCCGGCGGAAAAAAGGGGAGGGGGGTGATCCGTGTGAACCGGTTGGGCGGTGACCGTTATGAAGTTCGGAGAAACACGACCAACCGGACCCTCAAAGGGATGTCCAAACTGGTTCACCATCTTCAACCCCTGGTTCAGGCTGCCCCCACCCGCTATTTCATTCAGGAACGGATTCCCTTGATCCGCATCGGAGATCGCCCCGTCGACTTCCGGATCATGATCCAAAGGAAAAAGAAGACGCCCTGGACGGTGACCCCCAGTCTCGCCCGGGTTGCCAAGAAAGGCAACGTGGTCACCAACGTGTCCGCCGGAGGCAGCATATTGACGGCGGAACAGGCGTTACGCCGTTCCAATCTCCAGGTTCCCTCCCAAACCGTGATCAAACGCTTCCATACTGTCGGCCTGCGATGTGCCCCGCGACTCGACCGTTTTGCCCGCAGACGGGTGATCGGGTTGGATCTGGGTGTCGACCCCAAGGGAAAAACCTGGATTATCGAAGTGAACACCTTGCCCGACCCCTACGTGTTCCGACAGTTCAACCCGGCGATGTATCGCCGCATCCGCAGCTTCGGTTATCCCCGATGA
- a CDS encoding NCS2 family permease: MDRFFAFKEKGTNIRREVLAGLTTFLTMVYIVVVNPAVLEKSGMDFGAVFVATVLASAISTLIMGIFANYPIAIAPGMGLNAYFAFSVVGHSRIGWEVAMGAVLVAGILFLALSVTRFREALIQAIPPSLKFGITAGIGLFIAFVGLKAAGIIVNDEVNLVGLGDFHAPETILSLFGLFATLVLMTLRVPGALFLGMILTAVGAWVAGLFQFPEKWVTMPPSMAPTFGAAVTALPQVFEQGLYAVIFAFLLVTLFDTTGTMIGVAEQAGLVKEGKFPRMRAALMADAVGVTAGAVMGTSPTSAYVESTTGVAVGGRTGFTAVVVSLLFLVTLFFEPLVAKIAGLSAITAPVLIIVGCLMMGGLAKVRWDDFEEAFPAFIVMLSMPLTFSIATGIAFGFITYPLLKLVRGKGKEVHPLLYLFMVLFILQLTFLPEA; encoded by the coding sequence ATGGACCGGTTTTTTGCTTTTAAGGAAAAAGGGACGAATATTCGTCGTGAGGTGTTGGCGGGATTGACCACCTTTCTGACGATGGTTTATATTGTGGTGGTCAATCCGGCTGTTCTTGAAAAATCCGGGATGGATTTTGGAGCGGTCTTTGTGGCGACGGTGTTGGCATCGGCGATCAGCACCCTGATCATGGGGATTTTCGCCAATTATCCGATTGCCATCGCACCGGGGATGGGACTTAACGCTTATTTTGCCTTCAGTGTGGTGGGCCACAGTCGGATCGGCTGGGAGGTGGCGATGGGAGCGGTGCTGGTGGCGGGGATTCTGTTTTTGGCCCTGTCTGTCACCCGCTTCCGGGAAGCGTTGATCCAAGCGATCCCGCCCAGTCTCAAATTCGGGATCACGGCGGGGATCGGGCTGTTTATCGCTTTCGTCGGGTTGAAAGCGGCGGGCATCATCGTCAATGATGAGGTGAATTTGGTGGGACTGGGGGATTTTCATGCCCCGGAGACCATTCTCAGTCTGTTTGGTTTGTTTGCCACTCTGGTGCTGATGACCCTGCGTGTCCCCGGTGCCCTCTTTCTCGGGATGATATTGACTGCAGTGGGTGCCTGGGTGGCGGGGTTGTTTCAGTTTCCGGAAAAATGGGTGACCATGCCGCCCAGCATGGCTCCCACTTTCGGCGCTGCCGTGACTGCTCTGCCCCAGGTGTTTGAACAGGGGCTCTATGCGGTGATTTTCGCCTTCCTCTTGGTGACGCTGTTTGATACCACCGGTACGATGATCGGAGTGGCGGAGCAGGCCGGATTGGTCAAGGAAGGGAAATTTCCCCGGATGAGGGCGGCTTTGATGGCGGATGCGGTTGGCGTGACTGCGGGGGCGGTGATGGGGACCAGTCCCACCAGTGCCTATGTGGAGTCCACCACCGGAGTGGCCGTCGGGGGACGGACCGGGTTTACGGCAGTGGTGGTCAGTCTGCTGTTCCTGGTGACCCTCTTTTTTGAGCCCTTGGTGGCAAAAATTGCGGGATTGTCAGCGATTACGGCCCCTGTGTTGATCATTGTCGGCTGTTTGATGATGGGCGGTCTGGCCAAGGTTCGGTGGGATGATTTTGAGGAGGCGTTCCCGGCCTTCATCGTCATGTTGAGCATGCCGCTCACCTTCAGCATCGCCACGGGAATCGCTTTTGGTTTTATCACCTATCCTCTCTTGAAACTGGTGCGGGGAAAAGGAAAAGAGGTCCATCCCCTCTTGTATCTGTTCATGGTTTTGTTTATACTGCAGTTAACATTTTTGCCCGAAGCCTGA
- a CDS encoding MFS transporter, whose protein sequence is MNGQTSAKGFRLLLAVIFVSGFSQGLLLPLLATLLEERGVSAGMNGLNAAALYIGILAVSPLCGPLVRRWGYRRLIRTGMAAVALCTFLFPLFAGFFSWMFLRFLIGVGDGVLGYASQLWITSESPRHLRGRRLAHFGLVYGLGFGAGPLGLNLLPLGVWVPFVTAGILLTLLWIVAARLRDVRPKVSPVPGKGRLRRVYRWGFVALIPAFLYGFLEASLSGSFPVYGLREGLSPAWVSLLISAFVYGSLALQVPLGVWSDRWGRKRILAWVCFLGGLGMAAIPFAMEERWLLLGLFAIAGGLLGSLYSLGLTFLADLLPRETLPDGNAVANVHFALGCMLGPYAGGWLIQFTGGGSLFWLIAFTLLLSSLITALFGSKGYGEVSRQGEVA, encoded by the coding sequence ATGAATGGTCAGACAAGTGCAAAGGGATTTCGGTTGTTGTTGGCGGTTATTTTTGTTTCAGGATTCTCACAAGGGCTGTTGTTGCCCTTGCTGGCGACGCTGCTGGAAGAGCGCGGGGTGAGCGCCGGCATGAACGGGCTGAATGCTGCTGCCTTATATATAGGAATTTTGGCTGTTTCCCCCCTTTGTGGCCCGTTGGTTCGCCGGTGGGGATACCGCCGGCTGATCCGGACCGGGATGGCGGCGGTGGCCCTGTGTACCTTCCTGTTTCCTCTCTTTGCAGGCTTTTTCAGCTGGATGTTCCTCCGCTTTCTGATCGGAGTGGGTGATGGTGTACTGGGTTATGCCAGCCAACTCTGGATCACCTCGGAGAGCCCCCGGCATCTGCGGGGACGTCGCCTCGCCCACTTCGGTCTCGTATACGGGCTGGGTTTCGGTGCAGGTCCCTTGGGACTCAATCTGTTGCCCCTGGGTGTCTGGGTTCCCTTTGTGACGGCGGGTATCCTGCTCACCCTGCTCTGGATCGTGGCGGCCCGCTTGCGGGATGTGCGGCCAAAGGTTTCACCCGTCCCGGGCAAGGGCCGGTTGCGCCGGGTGTACCGCTGGGGCTTTGTCGCATTGATCCCGGCTTTTCTGTACGGCTTCCTGGAAGCCTCCCTTTCCGGCAGCTTTCCTGTCTATGGGTTGCGGGAGGGCTTGTCCCCCGCCTGGGTCTCCTTGTTGATCAGCGCTTTCGTTTACGGATCCTTGGCTTTGCAGGTGCCCCTGGGAGTCTGGAGCGACCGTTGGGGTCGAAAGCGGATCCTGGCTTGGGTCTGCTTCCTCGGTGGGCTGGGGATGGCGGCGATCCCCTTTGCCATGGAGGAACGGTGGCTGCTGCTCGGCTTGTTCGCCATCGCCGGGGGTCTGCTCGGTTCCCTCTACTCCCTGGGTCTCACCTTCCTGGCGGATCTCCTGCCCAGGGAGACCCTCCCCGACGGCAATGCCGTGGCCAATGTCCACTTCGCCCTGGGTTGCATGCTGGGCCCCTATGCCGGAGGCTGGCTGATCCAATTTACCGGCGGAGGCAGTCTCTTCTGGCTCATCGCCTTCACCCTCCTCCTCTCCTCCCTGATCACAGCCCTGTTCGGCAGTAAGGGATATGGGGAGGTTTCCCGGCAAGGGGAAGTGGCGTGA
- a CDS encoding flavin reductase family protein, with product MLDEEIEDNTAQSTGQMVAAFAPIQASMGKGAPLAPGLIDFDSQLHQPGPSCFSSWALGPYIVLGLGIGGRAYENLNRHRQCVINLPDPTLWEQVERLAPLTGKQPVPEAKQRLGFRYCKEKFALAGLTPQPSVRPHRIRECPLQIEARVKAVRVPSYDGGFAIVETESVCVHAREEILISEGYIAPTKWKPLIYNFRHYFGLGPSMGKTFRADV from the coding sequence TTGTTGGATGAGGAAATCGAGGATAACACTGCCCAGAGCACCGGCCAGATGGTGGCGGCGTTCGCTCCAATCCAGGCATCGATGGGCAAAGGAGCGCCGTTGGCTCCGGGCCTGATCGACTTCGACTCCCAGCTTCATCAGCCGGGTCCTTCCTGTTTCAGTTCTTGGGCCTTGGGGCCTTATATTGTGCTGGGATTGGGGATCGGTGGCCGGGCCTATGAGAATCTGAACCGGCATCGGCAATGTGTCATCAATCTTCCGGACCCAACTCTATGGGAACAGGTGGAGAGACTGGCTCCCCTGACGGGCAAACAGCCGGTGCCGGAGGCCAAACAAAGGCTGGGCTTCCGCTATTGCAAAGAGAAATTCGCCCTGGCGGGACTCACCCCTCAACCTTCGGTCCGTCCCCACCGGATCCGGGAGTGTCCGCTCCAGATTGAAGCCCGCGTGAAGGCGGTTCGGGTACCCTCCTATGACGGAGGTTTTGCCATCGTGGAGACGGAAAGTGTTTGCGTTCATGCCCGGGAGGAGATTCTCATATCTGAGGGATACATCGCCCCCACCAAGTGGAAGCCTTTAATCTACAATTTCCGCCATTATTTCGGTCTCGGGCCATCGATGGGAAAAACCTTTCGCGCCGATGTGTGA